In one window of archaeon BMS3Bbin15 DNA:
- the tgt_1 gene encoding queuine tRNA-ribosyltransferase, with protein sequence MIEIRARDASGRVTELNINGKKLTTPYLFPVIDPRKQILSIEEIEKLGFNGIITNSYIINQNRELRSRAMEEGIHSLLGFDGVIMTDSGSFQLYKYGGVDVSPMEILEFQENIGVDIGVILDIPTEPDVPREQAERELEETLRRARESIKARKKMLLSGTVQGSTYPELREKSARKMAELGFDLYPIGGVVPLMENYRFSDLVKIIIHSRKYLPHDKPVHLFGAGHPMLFALASALGCDLFDSAAYALYAREGRYITTSGTYRLERLRELPCSCAVCTSTTAEELKKLEKKDRDHFLAMHNLTVSIEEIRRVRQSIHDGSLWELVAERARAHPYLLEAVRVALSYGSLENLEPVTKKSAFFYTGSEALLRPEVRRHIKKLKRLKINKKLVLLPEVEKPYSKTYGMMSTEEYHICIASKVFGVIPLEIEEVYPLTQHEAPGGYDEAQINFMKKVVKEYASGFEKVYFHSSLEFLGLEGESFSDVENFKGKNDIEGKLIAIGDYYFGEGAGELLFSETRARISKTGRIREVYSGDRLVGVIRASDGSVVLNVEGVKRLLKLPFPSNRVVAHEDAVEFVSQGRSLFCGFVEEADMEIKPYQEVIVVDSQDKPIAAGRAMVSAEEMLSLKHGVAVRVRHRLG encoded by the coding sequence ATGATTGAAATCAGAGCGAGAGATGCTTCAGGTAGAGTTACAGAGCTCAATATTAATGGTAAAAAGCTGACAACACCCTATCTTTTTCCTGTAATAGACCCGAGAAAGCAGATACTGAGTATTGAAGAAATAGAGAAACTTGGTTTTAACGGCATAATAACCAACTCCTATATAATAAATCAGAACAGAGAATTAAGAAGCAGAGCCATGGAAGAGGGGATTCACAGCCTTCTTGGCTTTGATGGCGTGATAATGACAGACTCAGGCTCCTTTCAGCTTTATAAGTATGGCGGGGTTGATGTTAGCCCCATGGAAATCCTCGAGTTTCAGGAGAATATAGGCGTTGACATAGGTGTGATTCTTGACATACCGACAGAGCCGGATGTTCCGAGAGAGCAGGCAGAGAGAGAACTTGAGGAAACCCTCAGAAGAGCCAGAGAGAGTATTAAGGCAAGAAAAAAAATGCTCCTCTCGGGCACAGTACAGGGTTCTACCTATCCAGAACTCAGAGAAAAAAGTGCCAGAAAGATGGCAGAGCTTGGTTTTGACCTTTATCCGATAGGCGGGGTTGTACCTCTCATGGAGAACTACCGCTTCTCTGACCTTGTGAAAATTATCATACATTCCAGAAAATACCTGCCTCACGATAAGCCTGTTCATCTGTTTGGAGCAGGACATCCGATGCTCTTTGCACTTGCCAGTGCTCTGGGCTGTGACCTCTTTGACAGCGCAGCCTATGCTCTCTATGCAAGAGAGGGCAGGTATATAACAACTTCAGGAACATACAGGCTTGAGAGGCTCAGAGAGCTACCCTGTTCCTGTGCAGTGTGCACATCGACAACAGCGGAAGAGCTTAAGAAGCTTGAAAAGAAGGATAGGGACCACTTTCTTGCCATGCACAATCTTACAGTAAGCATTGAAGAGATAAGAAGGGTGAGGCAGAGTATACATGACGGTTCTTTATGGGAGCTTGTTGCCGAGAGAGCCAGAGCCCATCCGTATCTTCTCGAAGCTGTGAGAGTGGCTCTATCCTACGGCAGTCTAGAGAATCTTGAGCCTGTTACAAAAAAATCAGCCTTTTTTTACACAGGAAGTGAAGCCTTACTCAGACCGGAGGTTAGAAGACACATTAAAAAGCTGAAAAGACTTAAAATAAATAAAAAACTCGTACTTCTACCTGAGGTGGAGAAGCCCTACTCGAAAACCTATGGAATGATGAGCACTGAAGAATATCATATATGTATAGCTTCAAAGGTCTTTGGGGTTATACCTCTCGAGATAGAGGAGGTTTATCCTCTTACCCAGCATGAAGCGCCTGGCGGATATGACGAGGCACAGATAAACTTTATGAAAAAAGTTGTTAAAGAATATGCTTCTGGCTTTGAGAAAGTTTATTTCCACAGCAGTCTGGAATTTCTCGGTCTTGAAGGAGAAAGCTTCTCTGACGTTGAAAATTTTAAAGGGAAAAATGACATTGAGGGAAAGCTTATTGCTATAGGTGACTATTACTTTGGCGAAGGTGCGGGAGAGCTTCTGTTCTCTGAGACAAGAGCGAGAATATCGAAAACAGGCAGAATAAGAGAGGTTTACTCCGGGGACAGGCTTGTTGGAGTAATCAGAGCAAGTGACGGTTCTGTTGTGCTCAATGTGGAAGGTGTGAAGAGGCTCCTAAAACTACCGTTTCCCAGTAATAGAGTTGTTGCACATGAGGATGCCGTGGAATTTGTAAGTCAGGGCAGAAGTCTATTCTGTGGCTTTGTGGAAGAGGCTGATATGGAAATAAAACCGTATCAGGAGGTAATTGTTGTTGATTCTCAGGATAAGCCCATAGCTGCTGGAAGAGCCATGGTCAGTGCAGAGGAAATGCTCAGCCTGAAACATGGCGTTGCAGTCAGGGTGAGGCACAGGCTGGGGTAG
- a CDS encoding cobalamin biosynthesis protein produces the protein MNSAIILLLSLAIDRVFGEPPDIFHPTIYIGKAIEKLKFLERYGGAGGIFIVAMAACLSLSIFLLLVHLQGYAELLLSIYILKSSFSWRGLRDYTLPVGDALKSGALERARELLVYIVSRPTEKLDESEASSACVESIGENIHDSMLSPLFYFALFSCISPEAGVAAAFFYRVLNTLDSMIGYRKYGSFGMPSAKLDDILNYIPARVSALLITLFSLEKIRTLKTVLKYGSATESPNAGIPMAAMAGATGVKLTKKGSYVLGEGRDAVPEDIDKAIAIADRVIFFFALVIFLSLLIICTPF, from the coding sequence TTGAACTCTGCTATTATTCTTTTACTTTCTCTGGCTATTGACAGAGTTTTTGGAGAGCCACCGGATATATTTCACCCCACAATATACATTGGCAAAGCTATTGAAAAACTGAAATTCCTTGAGAGATATGGTGGTGCAGGTGGAATTTTTATAGTAGCTATGGCAGCCTGCCTATCTCTTTCGATTTTTCTTCTTCTCGTCCATCTTCAGGGTTATGCAGAATTACTGCTTTCTATTTACATATTGAAGAGCAGCTTCAGCTGGCGTGGTCTGAGGGACTATACGCTTCCTGTGGGAGATGCCCTTAAAAGCGGTGCTCTTGAAAGAGCAAGAGAACTTCTCGTATATATTGTGAGCAGGCCTACTGAAAAGCTTGACGAATCAGAAGCCTCCTCAGCATGTGTTGAGAGTATTGGAGAAAATATCCACGATAGCATGCTCTCACCACTTTTCTACTTTGCCTTATTCTCATGTATCAGCCCCGAAGCCGGTGTGGCTGCAGCATTCTTTTACAGGGTTTTGAATACTCTCGATTCCATGATTGGATACAGAAAATACGGAAGTTTTGGCATGCCTTCTGCAAAGCTTGATGATATTCTGAACTATATACCTGCAAGGGTTTCAGCCCTCCTTATAACCCTGTTCTCACTGGAAAAAATAAGAACTTTAAAAACAGTGCTGAAATACGGCTCTGCAACCGAAAGTCCGAATGCCGGCATACCGATGGCTGCCATGGCAGGTGCAACCGGAGTTAAACTGACAAAAAAAGGAAGTTATGTACTGGGTGAGGGCAGAGATGCTGTGCCAGAGGACATAGATAAGGCTATTGCCATTGCCGATAGAGTAATTTTCTTCTTTGCTCTGGTTATCTTTTTATCACTCCTCATAATATGTACGCCATTCTGA